The genomic DNA AATCGCCATTGCTCCTACCCCAATAAATCACTCTTCGAGCTTAGCGGTTCTCAGCGTCGGTGTGTTATGGACTTTCTGGCATCCGGTCTAGGGTTCAGTCTGTCTCCAGCCTGCTGTTGAGCCTGCTCGATTCGATCGCAATTCTCCGCCTGCAAGAGGGCAAGAACCGTGTAGAATACAATCCAGATAAGTTGTTCAAATAACAATCAATCAATATCTGGGATAGTCGGGAGGAGCAATGGATTTTATTACGAGTGCCCTTGGCAGTATTAATTTTGAGACGATCGCTCAGCTCACCATGCTGGCGCTGATTGTGATTGCAGGTCCGGCGGTCATCTTTGTTCTGGCTTTCCGGGGCGGCGATCTGTAGCTCTAGGGTTAGAACGGACTGTCTAGCCAGTTACTAGCCATTTAATCGACTGGAGGGATCGCAGGCAGCAAAACTGCGCGAATTTGTTTTCGCAAAGAGAACTGGATTGCGTCCCTCTTTATCTATGTAATAACCTCTGAACATTGTAAATCCTTATATAAATTCCGTACCTTGTCCCATTCCAAAGGCAGAGTTGGTAAAGTATAAGTGTGATTGAACTCACAAAAATCTCTAGTCTTCAAAGTTGTTTTTAATTTTTAGTAATTTTTACTCAGTCTGCACCTCGGTTTGCCAAGGCTAACCCGAAAACTCAACAGTTCACATTGAACGACTCACACTGAAACGGCTGACACTGAAACGGCTCACGCTGGCATGGTTTCTTTAGCTGATGCTCAGGAAATATTGTTCAGGGGATTATTTCAGGAAATTTATCGTCCTCAAATCTGCCGGGTTGGGAATATCCACGATCGGTAGATAGCCGCCTAGAATGTGAAATTGATTGTCTTCTAGTTAGCTATTTTCTAACTGGTTGCTTTCTTACTCGTCGTTTTTTGACTGGCTGTTTTCCAACAATGCCCCTGGGAACTGAGAAAATGCAGTGCGCGTGATCAATCCAGTTTTAGTATCCGTACAAGTACGAAGAGATGATACCGCTCTGATGATGGTAATATTTCCCTGACTGTAGCCCTGAGGAACTGTCGTGATCAGCACTGCAACACTTACCCTTCAGCCTCCTCGCATCGATCTTTCGGATAACCGCCTCCGGCTGTTTTCTGGATCTGCAAATTTACCGCTCGCCCATGAAGTTTCCCATTATTTGGGTATGGATCTGGGTCCGATGGTGCGAAAGCGGTTTGCTGACGGTGAAATTTATATTCAAATTCAGGAATCGATTCGCGGCTGCGATGTCTATCTCATGCAGCCCACCTGCTGTCCGGTGAACGATCACCTGATGGAGCTGTTGATTATGATCGACGCCTGCCGTCGTGCCTCAGCCCGTCAGATTACGGCGGTCATCCCCTATTACGGTTACGCCAGAGCCGATCGCAAAACGGCAGGACGCGAATCGATTACTGCCAAGCTCGTTGCCAACCTGATTACCCAGGCGGGAGCAGACCGGGTTCTGGCGATGGATCTGCACTCTGCTCAGATTCAAGGCTACTTTGATATTCCTTTCGATCACGTCTACGGTTCTCCAGTCATTCTGGACTACCTGAACGCGAAGAATCTAGACGATATCGTGGTCGTTTCGCCAGACGTGGGCGGCGTGGCACGGGCAAGAGCCTTTGCAAAGAAGCTGAACGACGCACCTCTGGCAATTATCGATAAACGGCGTCAGGCACACAACGTTGCAGAAGTGATGAACGTAATCGGCGACGTGGCAGGCAAAACCGCAGTCCTGGTGGACGACATGATCGACACCGCCGGAACCATCTGCGAAGGAGCCAGAATTCTGCGTCAGCAGGGCGCAAGTCGGGTTTATGCCTGTGCCACCCATGCGGTCTTCTCGCCACCCGCGATCGAACGACTGTCTACAGGGCTGTTCGAGGAAGTGATTGTCACCAATACCATTCCGATTACGGAAGATCGCCGCTTCCCGCAGCTTACGGTGCTTTCAGTAGCAAACTTAATTGGCGAGGCAATCTGGCGGATTCATGAGGATAGCTCGGTGAGCAGTATGTTCCGCTAAACTTTTCGTCGATTACTGAAGTTCGGTCAGAAATAAACGATCGGGGGGCACAAGCCCCCTTTTTTAGATTTCCTGAAGCCAGAGTAATTTGCGATTTTACTGGCTGCGATCGTTTTTGTTGAAGAGTCCAGGAAACGCCTTTGAATTTGTACCGCTTTAGGTCATGCTAGATCCGGTTTGCCCTGCAAGAAGACAATTCCAGGCAGGAAGTTCTATCACGAATAGCACGCAAGACAGGAGGTATAGGATATGACGGCAGGAGTTGATCCAGTCAAGGTAATGAAGCAGGAAGTCGGCAGACTCGCCGCTAGTCGAGTGCAGTCCGGCATGATTGTGGGTTTGGGCACCGGGTCAACCGCAGCTTTTATGATTCAGTTTTTGGGCGATCGGCTCAAGTCGGGCGAACTGAAGGACATTAAGGGCATTCCCACCTCCTTCCAGGCTTCGGTGCTGGCAAAGCAGTACGGCATTCCGCTCACCACGCTGGATGAAGTCGATCGCATTGATATTGCCATTGACGGCGCAGACGAAGTTGACCCCCAAAAGAATTTGATCAAGGGCGGCGGCGCGGCACACACCCGCGAAAAGATCGTGGACGGACTGGCAGAACAGTTTATCGTCGTCGTAGATAGCTCCAAGTTAGTCGATCGCCTAGGAGCCTTCCCGCTGCCCGTCGAAGTGCTGCCGATGGCAATGACCCCCGTGATGAAAG from Leptolyngbya ohadii IS1 includes the following:
- the psb30 gene encoding photosystem II reaction center protein Ycf12/Psb30 encodes the protein MDFITSALGSINFETIAQLTMLALIVIAGPAVIFVLAFRGGDL
- a CDS encoding ribose-phosphate pyrophosphokinase; this translates as MISTATLTLQPPRIDLSDNRLRLFSGSANLPLAHEVSHYLGMDLGPMVRKRFADGEIYIQIQESIRGCDVYLMQPTCCPVNDHLMELLIMIDACRRASARQITAVIPYYGYARADRKTAGRESITAKLVANLITQAGADRVLAMDLHSAQIQGYFDIPFDHVYGSPVILDYLNAKNLDDIVVVSPDVGGVARARAFAKKLNDAPLAIIDKRRQAHNVAEVMNVIGDVAGKTAVLVDDMIDTAGTICEGARILRQQGASRVYACATHAVFSPPAIERLSTGLFEEVIVTNTIPITEDRRFPQLTVLSVANLIGEAIWRIHEDSSVSSMFR
- the rpiA gene encoding ribose-5-phosphate isomerase RpiA, which codes for MTAGVDPVKVMKQEVGRLAASRVQSGMIVGLGTGSTAAFMIQFLGDRLKSGELKDIKGIPTSFQASVLAKQYGIPLTTLDEVDRIDIAIDGADEVDPQKNLIKGGGAAHTREKIVDGLAEQFIVVVDSSKLVDRLGAFPLPVEVLPMAMTPVMKAIEKLGGQPEIRMAVKKDGPVITDQGNMIIDAKFGAIDNPAELEKILNNIPGVLDNGLFVGLADVVLIGEVKDGQPGVREV